One genomic window of Niveibacterium sp. SC-1 includes the following:
- a CDS encoding LamG-like jellyroll fold domain-containing protein gives MLHTEADFVRMRTKVAAGAQPWASGYNALTSNGRAQINATPRPLANVIRGGDGANFAQFYIDVARSYQLALRWRISLDRRFADQAVLYLNAWSSTLTALTGNSDRFLAAGIYGYEFANAAELMRDYDGWASQDFARFQQMMVDIFYPMNKSFLRNHNDAEITNYWANWDLCNIASMLAIGVLSDRADIYDEAMTYYKAGQGNGAGLQNVYHVHPGYLGQWQESGRDQGHTTLGIGLAACICEMAWSQGDDLYGYENNRFLSGAEYVAKSNLKDSSGAFWAVPWFVSSNKQGVQAGLSPAGQGHQRFVWEMVSNHYANRRGVAAPWSSQMAASLRPEWDGGNGDQLGFGTIAFTRDAPTILVKPSGLSARVRGPAVVLSWWGSEGAESYALQRSAQADAGFSTIASYATSDVLTFADTDVSEGQVWHYRVVAASGSATAVSDVARAAIKPELLYSLPNPQIGQSIDSRVIPRLSDFTISVKVYVNTIATWARVFDFGSGPRRWMMMTVRSNTGKLRYAISTVHGYNAQIVEGPVPPTKRWVHLAVTLRGNEATLYVDGAAVGTNTAMTLTPGDLGEVTQAWIARSQYAADAALDGELKGLQIYQGAIPASGIAALASAVL, from the coding sequence TTGCTGCACACCGAGGCTGACTTCGTTCGTATGCGGACGAAAGTGGCCGCGGGAGCCCAGCCGTGGGCCAGCGGATACAACGCACTAACAAGTAACGGACGTGCTCAGATCAATGCGACTCCGCGCCCGCTTGCCAACGTTATTCGTGGCGGAGACGGTGCGAACTTCGCGCAGTTCTATATCGACGTCGCGCGAAGCTATCAGCTCGCGTTGCGTTGGCGCATCTCTCTGGACCGACGATTCGCAGATCAAGCCGTGCTCTACTTGAACGCTTGGTCATCGACGTTGACGGCGCTCACCGGGAACTCGGATCGGTTCCTTGCCGCGGGCATCTACGGCTATGAGTTCGCGAACGCGGCTGAACTTATGCGTGACTACGACGGCTGGGCGTCTCAGGACTTTGCCCGGTTCCAGCAGATGATGGTCGACATCTTCTATCCAATGAACAAGAGCTTTCTGCGCAATCACAATGACGCAGAGATTACGAACTACTGGGCAAATTGGGATCTCTGCAACATCGCTTCGATGCTGGCGATCGGCGTTCTAAGTGATCGAGCGGACATATACGATGAGGCAATGACCTACTACAAGGCAGGCCAAGGAAACGGCGCGGGTCTACAAAACGTCTACCACGTTCATCCCGGGTATCTCGGGCAGTGGCAGGAAAGCGGTCGGGATCAGGGGCACACCACGCTGGGGATCGGCCTAGCGGCATGCATCTGCGAGATGGCTTGGAGCCAAGGTGATGATCTGTACGGCTACGAGAACAACCGCTTTCTGTCAGGCGCCGAGTACGTCGCGAAGTCGAACCTCAAGGACTCCTCTGGTGCCTTCTGGGCGGTTCCCTGGTTTGTGAGTAGCAACAAGCAAGGTGTTCAAGCCGGCCTTTCGCCCGCGGGGCAGGGTCATCAACGCTTCGTTTGGGAGATGGTGAGCAATCACTACGCGAATCGAAGAGGCGTTGCTGCTCCCTGGTCATCGCAAATGGCTGCGAGCCTGCGGCCAGAATGGGATGGCGGGAACGGCGATCAGCTGGGATTCGGAACGATAGCCTTCACTCGCGACGCCCCAACCATCCTGGTGAAGCCGTCAGGATTAAGTGCCCGGGTGCGGGGCCCGGCGGTAGTGTTGTCATGGTGGGGGTCCGAAGGCGCCGAAAGCTATGCGTTGCAGCGCAGTGCACAGGCAGATGCGGGATTCTCGACCATCGCCTCCTACGCAACGTCGGACGTGCTGACGTTCGCGGACACCGACGTTTCAGAAGGGCAGGTGTGGCACTACCGCGTTGTAGCGGCGAGCGGATCTGCGACAGCCGTGTCCGACGTTGCGCGCGCAGCCATCAAACCGGAGCTCTTGTACAGTTTGCCGAACCCTCAGATTGGACAGTCGATCGACAGTCGTGTCATTCCAAGACTTTCAGATTTCACGATCTCGGTGAAGGTCTACGTGAATACTATCGCCACCTGGGCCCGTGTGTTTGATTTCGGAAGCGGACCGCGAAGATGGATGATGATGACGGTGCGTAGCAATACAGGAAAGCTCCGTTATGCCATCTCCACAGTCCACGGTTACAACGCCCAAATCGTCGAAGGTCCCGTCCCGCCCACGAAGAGGTGGGTGCATCTGGCAGTGACGCTACGTGGGAACGAGGCCACGCTGTACGTCGACGGTGCGGCGGTCGGAACAAACACAGCAATGACTCTCACGCCTGGCGACCTTGGTGAGGTGACACAGGCTTGGATCGCGCGCTCTCAGTACGCGGCCGACGCTGCGCTCGATGGAGAGCTGAAGGGCTTGCAGATTTACCAAGGTGCTATTCCCGCGTCGGGCATTGCCGCTCTTGCGAGCGCTGTGCTTTGA
- a CDS encoding Ku protein: MAARSIASLSLSFGLVSIPVRLYSATESGSTVRFHLLAEDGSRVKQQYVSEKDQHVVPRNEMLKGYEFEKDQFVVFKPDELKALEEASSHVIEIVAFIPEKAVDPIYYDKAYLLAPDKRGGKPFALLAQAMRESGRCALAKWNWKAKQYVVQVRPLEEGLVLQQLFYGEEVRSPTELGIEHVSVSDAELKLALQLIDQISRDSYDPNEYEDEEKKRILAAIDEKISGRQVVASAHNEAASSGQVIDLMEALKASLGKKPAPAKAKAGPRAKAEEAPPVEERKGAKRAVRAVEPAAEPVARTRRK; the protein is encoded by the coding sequence ATGGCCGCTCGTTCGATCGCTTCGCTGTCCCTTTCCTTCGGTCTCGTCTCGATTCCGGTGCGCCTCTATTCGGCCACCGAGAGCGGCTCCACCGTGCGCTTCCATCTGCTCGCCGAAGATGGGTCACGCGTGAAGCAGCAATACGTGTCGGAGAAGGATCAGCATGTCGTGCCGCGCAACGAGATGCTCAAGGGCTACGAGTTCGAGAAGGATCAGTTCGTGGTCTTCAAGCCGGACGAGCTCAAAGCGTTGGAGGAGGCGAGCAGTCATGTCATCGAGATCGTCGCCTTCATTCCGGAGAAGGCGGTCGATCCGATTTACTACGACAAGGCCTACCTGCTGGCGCCCGACAAGCGGGGCGGCAAACCCTTCGCGCTGCTGGCGCAGGCAATGCGCGAGAGCGGTCGCTGCGCACTCGCCAAGTGGAACTGGAAGGCCAAGCAGTACGTGGTACAGGTGCGGCCGCTCGAAGAAGGGCTCGTGTTGCAGCAGCTCTTTTATGGCGAGGAAGTGCGCTCGCCGACGGAGCTCGGCATCGAGCACGTCAGCGTCTCGGATGCAGAATTGAAGCTCGCGCTGCAGCTGATCGACCAGATCTCGCGCGACAGCTACGACCCGAACGAATACGAGGACGAGGAGAAGAAGCGCATCCTCGCGGCGATCGACGAGAAGATCTCCGGGCGGCAGGTGGTGGCCTCGGCGCACAACGAAGCAGCGAGCAGCGGACAGGTCATCGACCTCATGGAAGCCCTGAAGGCAAGCCTGGGCAAGAAGCCCGCGCCCGCCAAGGCAAAGGCCGGCCCACGGGCGAAAGCCGAAGAGGCGCCACCCGTCGAAGAACGCAAGGGCGCCAAGCGCGCCGTGCGGGCTGTTGAACCCGCGGCCGAACCGGTCGCACGTACCCGCAGGAAATGA
- a CDS encoding DUF3540 domain-containing protein, with translation MIETLQRHADAATSATSAGQCAATVMADLGEGEFLVEAGGLPVRCRRAASCLLAPELNDLVLLVRLEGARHYVLSVLERHAPARIARIELGDKASLSAGELVCEADQFALTSTQAKLRIDELGYVGKEWQGVVGAVRHTGRWLHCVVDRLMQVARLSSRQVQEKDEVHAGQIEYIAEDCARLDARVSMLTARKLIKVDAEQVHVG, from the coding sequence ATGATCGAGACCCTTCAACGTCACGCCGATGCCGCGACCAGCGCGACAAGCGCCGGGCAGTGCGCCGCAACCGTCATGGCCGACCTGGGTGAAGGTGAATTCCTGGTCGAGGCGGGCGGCCTGCCGGTCCGTTGCCGACGCGCCGCGAGCTGTCTGCTGGCGCCGGAACTCAACGACCTGGTGCTGCTCGTGCGGCTTGAGGGCGCGCGCCACTACGTCCTCAGCGTGCTCGAGCGCCATGCACCGGCGCGCATCGCGCGTATCGAGCTCGGAGACAAGGCCAGCCTGAGTGCGGGTGAGCTGGTCTGCGAGGCCGATCAATTCGCGCTCACCAGCACTCAGGCGAAGTTGCGGATCGACGAACTCGGCTACGTGGGCAAGGAATGGCAGGGTGTCGTCGGCGCCGTGCGCCACACCGGGCGCTGGCTGCACTGCGTGGTCGACCGCCTCATGCAGGTCGCACGCCTGAGCAGCCGCCAGGTGCAGGAAAAGGACGAGGTGCACGCCGGACAGATCGAGTACATCGCAGAAGACTGCGCGCGCCTGGACGCACGGGTGTCGATGCTGACCGCGCGCAAGCTGATCAAGGTCGACGCCGAACAGGTGCACGTCGGCTGA
- a CDS encoding DUF4150 domain-containing protein: MFMNTQMMGLDLAFPDVCLTPAPPSPVPVPIPYPNMSLGPTTIPTAFNILVGGTPAHNLMSFAPLSFGDNPGLALGVASGSVMGPRRHITGAFTVLLKGAPATRMTSIGLQNSTNTVGARIVPSQFKVLVLAP, translated from the coding sequence ATGTTCATGAACACGCAGATGATGGGACTGGACCTGGCTTTCCCGGACGTGTGCCTGACCCCGGCGCCGCCTTCGCCGGTACCCGTGCCGATTCCCTATCCGAACATGTCGCTGGGGCCGACGACGATCCCCACGGCCTTCAATATCCTGGTCGGCGGCACACCGGCGCACAACCTGATGTCCTTCGCGCCCCTGAGCTTCGGCGACAACCCGGGGCTCGCGCTCGGCGTGGCCAGCGGTTCGGTGATGGGGCCGCGCCGGCACATCACTGGCGCCTTCACGGTGCTACTCAAGGGCGCACCCGCCACGCGCATGACCAGCATCGGGCTGCAGAACTCCACCAATACTGTCGGCGCCCGCATCGTGCCGAGCCAGTTCAAGGTGCTCGTGTTGGCGCCGTAG
- a CDS encoding diguanylate cyclase produces MALRRPRAAATGCFATFAVVFVLLIAREAYQLHDLALDRRHRELEYRALVIQDNLAAGLSALSFMRASAEHFLDRRPSDVEFAAEPVLRDARHLRDQRTWSLFIDSNSAPIQGVRSEVLAGLPGFKRRDDTLPSDLLLGALMSRALGQTVLGHPFTSRMIFVSSNGFFVSYPTVDDERIEDLLRIIAFRPYFQGALVRTPEMAKYVFPQEPIREDKVGREVLAFATPVRVHGAFRGAMVLIAHKSYLDGLLCSATVSSKHAVLLDRRGEVLAARDSGGAVDADTLSILKPVARAGSSEPSGTANWPGNGQIFFRWVNDDWLLAQPVSYWDLYGPTFLRLTPLAITLLVLGTILLLGTFRMALLVMDHQIEAEAQSRKLAYRDPLTGLANRRFLIERFEVVAEDCKRKELPLSFVMFDVDHFKRINDEWGHASGDAVLKMLAKTALLMVRTSDMVVRLGGEEFGLLLPGVALEHAQSTAERLRAALMDARCSPVGKDGKRLADVEPIRFTASFGLAETTVDGTFDMDALMAVADGRLYRAKQSGRNQVVGA; encoded by the coding sequence ATGGCGCTCCGAAGACCACGCGCGGCAGCCACGGGCTGCTTTGCTACGTTTGCCGTCGTTTTCGTGCTTCTGATTGCGCGAGAGGCCTACCAACTTCACGACCTCGCCCTGGACCGCAGGCATCGTGAGCTCGAATATCGGGCCCTCGTAATCCAGGACAACCTCGCCGCGGGGCTAAGTGCACTCTCATTCATGAGGGCGTCGGCCGAGCACTTCTTGGATAGGCGCCCGTCAGATGTTGAGTTCGCAGCGGAACCTGTGTTGCGCGACGCCCGTCACCTAAGGGATCAGCGCACGTGGTCCCTCTTCATTGATAGCAACAGCGCACCTATCCAAGGAGTGCGATCGGAAGTGCTCGCTGGCCTACCCGGATTCAAGCGACGTGACGACACCCTGCCCTCGGATCTCCTGCTCGGAGCTCTTATGAGCCGAGCCCTCGGCCAGACAGTTTTGGGGCACCCGTTCACGTCCCGCATGATCTTCGTATCCAGCAACGGCTTCTTCGTCTCGTATCCCACTGTCGACGATGAGCGTATCGAGGATCTGCTCAGGATTATCGCCTTTCGGCCATATTTCCAAGGTGCTCTGGTGCGCACGCCAGAGATGGCGAAATACGTCTTCCCGCAAGAGCCAATTCGAGAGGACAAGGTCGGACGGGAGGTTCTCGCGTTCGCAACGCCAGTGCGTGTACACGGGGCGTTTCGCGGCGCGATGGTCCTGATAGCCCACAAGAGCTATCTGGACGGCCTCCTCTGCTCGGCTACTGTCTCGAGCAAACACGCCGTGCTACTCGACCGGCGCGGCGAGGTACTCGCCGCGCGAGACAGCGGAGGTGCCGTCGATGCAGACACGCTATCGATACTGAAACCTGTCGCAAGGGCAGGCTCCTCCGAACCAAGCGGGACGGCAAATTGGCCAGGCAACGGACAGATTTTCTTCCGCTGGGTGAACGACGACTGGCTGTTGGCCCAGCCGGTCAGCTACTGGGATCTCTACGGCCCGACGTTCCTGAGGCTGACACCATTGGCTATCACTCTCCTCGTCCTTGGAACCATATTGCTTCTCGGCACGTTCCGAATGGCTCTACTGGTAATGGACCACCAAATCGAAGCGGAGGCTCAGTCCCGCAAACTGGCCTACCGGGATCCCCTGACGGGGCTGGCCAACCGTCGGTTCTTGATTGAACGCTTCGAGGTCGTGGCGGAAGACTGCAAGCGCAAGGAGCTCCCTCTCTCCTTCGTCATGTTCGACGTAGACCACTTCAAGCGCATCAACGATGAGTGGGGCCACGCTAGCGGCGATGCCGTGCTAAAGATGCTCGCGAAGACCGCATTGCTGATGGTGCGCACTTCAGACATGGTGGTGCGGCTCGGTGGCGAAGAGTTCGGCCTGCTGCTGCCAGGTGTCGCGCTTGAGCACGCGCAGTCGACGGCGGAGCGCCTGCGCGCGGCTTTGATGGACGCACGCTGCTCGCCCGTCGGCAAGGATGGCAAGCGCCTTGCGGACGTTGAGCCTATTCGTTTCACTGCCTCTTTCGGACTGGCGGAAACCACGGTCGACGGAACCTTCGACATGGATGCGCTCATGGCCGTTGCGGACGGACGGCTGTATCGCGCCAAGCAGTCAGGTCGCAACCAGGTTGTGGGGGCATGA
- a CDS encoding substrate-binding domain-containing protein translates to MFFAVARRASRVLLDRTTPSWKRRYGVYANNREGARQAVRHLFRHGDRCIVYVNGPADLSQSIDRRLGVEDVMAEKGIPQSALAVLDGGFTLEGAYAAMSAYLERGSTQSQPLRPVFAANDVMALGVLRALKEHGVCVPSEVEVIGFDDIELARMLEPALSTVSQPAIEMGALSAEVLLRLLRGERPRVRRHTLAPSLRLRATTRAL, encoded by the coding sequence ATGTTCTTTGCCGTGGCGAGAAGAGCATCGCGTGTCCTGTTGGATCGAACGACGCCGTCATGGAAGAGACGATACGGTGTCTATGCTAACAACCGAGAGGGCGCAAGGCAGGCTGTTCGCCACTTGTTTCGGCATGGCGACCGGTGCATCGTTTATGTGAATGGGCCGGCAGACCTATCGCAATCGATAGATCGACGGCTTGGCGTCGAGGATGTGATGGCGGAGAAGGGGATACCTCAGAGCGCTCTAGCTGTCCTCGACGGAGGCTTCACACTCGAAGGCGCCTATGCAGCGATGTCTGCGTACCTCGAAAGGGGCTCGACGCAAAGCCAGCCTCTTCGCCCCGTCTTCGCCGCCAACGACGTCATGGCATTAGGGGTGCTTCGCGCGCTGAAGGAACACGGCGTCTGCGTGCCGTCCGAGGTTGAAGTGATTGGATTTGACGACATCGAGCTGGCACGCATGCTCGAGCCGGCCTTGTCCACGGTCTCCCAACCCGCAATTGAAATGGGCGCGCTAAGCGCGGAGGTACTCCTGCGGCTTCTCAGGGGAGAACGGCCCCGCGTGCGACGCCACACACTTGCACCGTCGCTGCGGCTGCGTGCAACGACTCGCGCGCTGTAG
- the ligD gene encoding DNA ligase D, which yields MKRTVAKPQTDPTDRSSDPLDIYREKRDFTATPEPSGGRRGTRKKRLSYVIQKHAATRLHYDFRLEYDGVLLSWAVPKGPSFDPTDKRLAIHVEDHPLSYGSFEGTIPRGHYGAGQVIVWDNGSWEPEVDPREGLANGKLVFQLHGQKLAGRWELVKIAKPGERQEAWLLFKKRDEFARPNHDYDVVSLLPDSVVAKPLEPPKARSGTRAKAPSRRTKKLTPGSLPGAVEAALPKTLSPQLATLASDVPKSGGWRFELKFDGYRILARIADGAAQLFTRNGHDWSAKMPQLVEALSASGIDEAWLDGEIVVLDEEGAPNFNALQNALDPGSPRDEIVYFLFDLPFCGGYDLRGTPLQARRDLLEQVVDKAKDARLRFSASFDTDAATALATVSRLNFEGVIAKRIDSTYTSTRSDAWLKLKCRQRQEFVICGFTERDKQPDQIGSLILGVHSDRKWVPVGNVGTGWDAAEAQRLKSRLDKLLRDTPPFADGPAKPGRWSRRPVGSERWVEPRLVAEVEFGGWTPEGKIRHAVYLGLRTDKPARDVVRETLQPASPGKGDSQVGSVRVSHGDRVIDASTGISKIELVRYYESVAEWMVPHLRGRPCSLMRAPKGVEGNMFFQKHGDAGIPGIRILDEALWPEHEALLEVPSLEALIGAAQMNVIEFHTWNSTVKKIAQPDRIVFDLDPGEGVKWQAVQEAATLVRGLLEELGLQSWLKTSGGKGLHVVVPIAPRLDFAVVKDFSRDFVKHMSRVIPARFTATSGATNRVGRIFVDYLRNGEGATTVAAFSARARPGLGVSMPVAWEELEELKSGAQWTVRGARERLSFQKVDPWAQYWKTKQTLATAMKRLRA from the coding sequence ATGAAGCGGACCGTCGCAAAACCACAGACGGACCCGACCGATCGCAGCAGCGATCCGCTCGACATCTATCGCGAAAAGCGCGATTTCACCGCCACACCCGAGCCGTCGGGCGGGCGCCGGGGTACGCGCAAGAAGCGCCTCTCGTATGTGATCCAGAAACACGCGGCCACGCGCCTGCACTACGATTTCCGGCTCGAGTACGACGGCGTGTTGCTGTCGTGGGCCGTGCCCAAGGGACCGAGCTTCGATCCGACGGACAAGCGGCTCGCGATTCACGTCGAGGACCATCCACTCTCCTACGGCAGCTTCGAAGGCACGATCCCGCGCGGGCACTACGGGGCGGGGCAGGTGATCGTGTGGGACAACGGAAGCTGGGAGCCTGAAGTCGATCCGCGCGAAGGGCTCGCGAACGGAAAGCTGGTGTTCCAGCTGCATGGCCAGAAACTCGCGGGACGCTGGGAGCTTGTGAAGATCGCCAAGCCGGGCGAGCGTCAGGAGGCCTGGCTGCTGTTCAAGAAGCGCGACGAGTTCGCACGGCCGAATCACGACTACGACGTCGTATCCCTCCTGCCCGACAGCGTGGTCGCCAAGCCGCTCGAACCACCCAAGGCCCGATCCGGGACGCGCGCCAAGGCGCCTTCCCGCAGGACGAAAAAGCTCACCCCGGGAAGCTTGCCGGGCGCCGTCGAGGCGGCATTGCCAAAGACCCTGTCGCCGCAACTTGCCACGCTCGCTTCGGACGTGCCGAAAAGTGGAGGCTGGCGTTTCGAGCTCAAGTTCGACGGCTACCGCATCCTGGCGCGCATCGCGGACGGCGCGGCGCAACTCTTTACGCGCAATGGCCACGACTGGTCCGCGAAGATGCCGCAACTCGTCGAGGCGCTGAGCGCTTCGGGCATCGACGAGGCGTGGCTGGACGGCGAGATCGTGGTACTGGACGAGGAGGGCGCGCCCAACTTCAATGCGCTGCAGAACGCGCTCGACCCGGGCAGTCCGCGGGACGAGATCGTCTACTTCCTCTTCGATCTGCCTTTCTGCGGCGGCTACGACCTGCGCGGCACGCCGCTGCAGGCACGGCGCGATCTGCTCGAACAAGTCGTCGACAAGGCGAAGGACGCGCGACTGCGCTTCTCGGCGAGCTTCGACACGGATGCCGCCACCGCACTCGCGACGGTGTCCCGCCTGAATTTCGAAGGCGTGATCGCCAAGCGCATCGATTCAACCTACACCTCGACGCGTTCGGACGCGTGGCTGAAGCTCAAGTGCCGACAGCGGCAGGAGTTCGTCATCTGCGGCTTCACCGAACGCGACAAGCAGCCCGACCAGATAGGCAGCCTGATCCTCGGGGTGCATTCGGACAGGAAATGGGTGCCCGTCGGCAACGTTGGAACCGGCTGGGATGCCGCGGAAGCACAACGGCTCAAGAGCCGTCTCGACAAGCTGCTGCGCGACACGCCGCCTTTCGCGGACGGCCCTGCGAAGCCCGGCCGCTGGAGTCGGCGGCCCGTCGGGAGCGAGCGCTGGGTCGAGCCGCGCCTCGTCGCGGAGGTCGAGTTCGGCGGCTGGACGCCGGAGGGCAAGATCCGCCATGCCGTGTACCTGGGCCTGCGCACGGACAAGCCGGCCAGGGATGTCGTGCGCGAAACGCTCCAGCCCGCGAGTCCGGGCAAGGGCGACTCGCAAGTGGGCAGCGTTCGCGTGAGCCACGGAGACCGGGTCATCGATGCCTCCACCGGCATCAGCAAGATCGAACTCGTTCGCTACTACGAGTCGGTCGCCGAATGGATGGTGCCGCATCTTCGCGGACGCCCTTGCTCACTCATGCGCGCGCCCAAGGGCGTCGAAGGAAACATGTTCTTCCAGAAGCATGGCGACGCCGGCATTCCCGGGATCCGCATCCTCGACGAGGCGTTGTGGCCCGAGCACGAAGCGCTGCTCGAAGTACCTTCCCTCGAAGCCTTGATCGGCGCGGCGCAGATGAATGTCATCGAGTTCCACACCTGGAATTCCACGGTGAAGAAGATTGCTCAGCCTGACCGCATCGTCTTCGACCTGGACCCGGGCGAAGGCGTGAAATGGCAGGCCGTCCAGGAAGCGGCGACGCTCGTGCGCGGACTGCTCGAAGAACTCGGGCTCCAGTCCTGGCTCAAGACCAGCGGCGGAAAGGGACTGCATGTGGTCGTGCCGATCGCACCGCGACTGGACTTCGCCGTGGTGAAGGACTTCTCGCGCGACTTCGTCAAGCACATGAGCCGCGTCATCCCGGCGCGCTTCACCGCCACGAGCGGTGCTACCAATCGCGTCGGGCGGATCTTCGTCGACTACCTGCGCAACGGCGAAGGTGCGACAACCGTGGCGGCCTTCTCGGCACGGGCGAGGCCGGGTCTGGGCGTATCGATGCCGGTCGCGTGGGAAGAACTGGAAGAGCTCAAGAGCGGCGCGCAGTGGACGGTGCGAGGCGCGCGCGAGCGGCTCTCGTTCCAGAAAGTGGATCCGTGGGCGCAGTACTGGAAGACGAAGCAGACGCTTGCGACGGCGATGAAACGGCTTCGTGCCTAA
- a CDS encoding tetratricopeptide repeat protein, with the protein MTDSVDAYTLKQVQQMLGISPVHARHLVHAGFVTPTRGAHNAWLFSFQDLMLLRSAHTLRRANIPARRITVALRKLKAQLPAHLPIGGLRIAAVGADVVVREADTTWNPATGQLLMDFEVVPRGGGVAFLTPAPAADAPPPDEARGWFERGNALEATKPREAEQAFRRALTLAPDFVDACLNLGALLCEQGRFKEAAALYVEAMPRCAPSALMHFNLAVAREGEGAPAAALAEYEAALAIDPTLADAHFNLARILEQLGNHRSAVRHLSAYRRLQR; encoded by the coding sequence ATGACCGACAGCGTCGACGCCTACACGCTCAAGCAGGTCCAGCAGATGCTCGGCATTTCGCCGGTGCATGCGCGGCATCTCGTTCACGCCGGTTTCGTGACGCCCACGCGTGGCGCGCACAATGCCTGGCTTTTCAGCTTCCAGGACCTGATGCTGCTGCGCTCGGCCCACACCTTGCGTCGAGCGAACATCCCGGCGCGTCGCATCACCGTGGCGCTGCGCAAGCTCAAGGCGCAACTCCCGGCGCATCTGCCGATTGGCGGTCTGCGCATCGCGGCGGTCGGCGCAGATGTCGTCGTCCGCGAGGCGGACACGACCTGGAATCCGGCCACGGGGCAGTTGCTCATGGATTTCGAAGTCGTGCCGCGCGGTGGCGGCGTCGCATTCCTGACGCCCGCACCTGCGGCGGACGCGCCGCCGCCCGATGAGGCCCGCGGCTGGTTCGAGCGCGGCAATGCGCTGGAGGCGACAAAGCCGCGTGAGGCCGAACAGGCGTTCCGGCGCGCCCTGACACTCGCCCCCGATTTCGTCGATGCCTGCCTGAACCTCGGGGCGCTGCTGTGCGAGCAGGGGCGCTTCAAGGAAGCCGCAGCGCTCTATGTCGAAGCCATGCCGCGCTGTGCCCCGTCCGCGCTCATGCATTTCAATCTCGCGGTCGCCCGCGAAGGCGAGGGCGCACCGGCCGCGGCTCTTGCCGAATACGAAGCCGCGCTGGCGATCGATCCGACACTGGCGGACGCGCATTTCAACCTCGCGCGGATACTCGAACAACTCGGCAACCATCGCAGCGCGGTCCGGCATCTGTCTGCCTACCGCCGCCTGCAACGATGA